The Ornithorhynchus anatinus isolate Pmale09 chromosome X5, mOrnAna1.pri.v4, whole genome shotgun sequence nucleotide sequence TTGCTGAGACCTGTCTTATATTTCTTAAATTCCATTCTGTCGGTATTTACTGTTTATAATCCCTGTGGGCTTTAGCTGAAGAAATGATAGCAATGACTTTAAGCGACCTGATACTGGGAACTTTCTTCATCTCTCAGGTTAGTGTTGGGGTCCTGGGGAACTCAGCATTGCTCTTGGTGTATTTCAATATCTTCATCTATCAGCCCGGTAAGAAGAAACCCACAGATCTGATCCTCTCCCACCTGACTATGGCCAACATGGCGATACTAGCTATCTGTGTGGTCCAAGTGATGGTGACTTTTGGGGTGAAGGATGTTCTGGATGATATTGGGTGtaaaagtgctttgtacattaATAGAGTGTCACGAGGCCTTTCCATCTGCACCACGTGTCTcctgagtgtgttccaggccatcaccatcagtcccagcacctcccGCTGGGCCCGGCTCAAACCCAAGGCTACTGGTTACatcatcccttctttcctcttcttttggcTCCTTAACATGGCACTATACACCGGATTGATTACATCTATTCAGGCCACCAAAAATGTTACCATCACAGGACACACTTTTCTTTCCAAAGGCTGTTCTACTATATCAAGCGTGAATTATGTGATTGTCACGGTAAGTTTCACATTTGTGACTTTTCGAGATGTCTTCTTTGTGCTCATC carries:
- the ORNANAV1R3123 gene encoding vomeronasal 1 receptor ornAnaV1R3123 — its product is MTLSDLILGTFFISQVSVGVLGNSALLLVYFNIFIYQPGKKKPTDLILSHLTMANMAILAICVVQVMVTFGVKDVLDDIGCKSALYINRVSRGLSICTTCLLSVFQAITISPSTSRWARLKPKATGYIIPSFLFFWLLNMALYTGLITSIQATKNVTITGHTFLSKGCSTISSVNYVIVTVSFTFVTFRDVFFVLIMMCASVYMVTVLYRHRKQVQHIHSTSLSPKSSVEIQAIKTILLLVSCFVFFYWINCCITLYLSFTKNDTQLQSTTAFLSVCYPSLCPWVLIRNDARVPGPQYILGKLRSSSPMASRDEEETSQPSCPPGVLSEDSSLWN